The nucleotide sequence ACAAACTTTTTGAATATGATAAAACAGATAGTGCTTGGCAAGCTTCTAAGATGATAATAGCTGTTATAGGTGCAGGACTGGATCCTAGAAATTATGAAACGAGCAAAGGAGAATGTAGGAACTATGTAGATGAACTCCAATCATCTCAAGTAAAAAATGGAGAAAATAAAGGAGAATTCATATTAAAAGAAGTTGATAGAAATTCTATAGAAGCTTTAGCTTACTCTATTATAGCTCTTGATATGGCAGATGGAAAATATGATAGAGAAGCTGCAGTAAAAAGATTAATACAAATGATTGAGTATAAAGACTCTAAAACATATAAAGAAATTTTAACTGAAGCTCTAGTGCTTACAGCTTTAGCGAAACATAAAGATATAAATGGTGTAGAAGATACAATAAAAACTTTAATAGATTTCTTAAAGTCAAAACAAAATAGTGATGCTGGATTTGATATTGAAAAAGGATATTTAAAAGGTGAGAATAGTCCTATTGCAATAGGAAGAGTAATTCAAGCATTAATTGCAAATGGTATTAATCCACTTTATGCAGATGAATGGAAAAAAGATAATAAGACAATATTAGATGCCTTACTAAAGAGTAAGGTAGTAAAATCAGATCCAAGAAAAAGTGGTTATGGAAAGGGAGAAGGACAAAATTATGTAGTTAATGATGCTACTAGTCAAGCATTTGTTGCAATAGTTGCTCTTTATAGTAATCAATCTATATTTGAAAAATTGGCTATAAAATATGAAGAAGTAGAAGACATACCAGAAGAAACTCAGCAGCCAGTTGTAGATGTAAAATTATATGTAAGAATAGAGGGAAATAATCGCACTATTGTTCCTAAAACGGAAGTAAAAGTAGATAAATTAGATTTAAGTGATTATGGAATTAATAGGAAATTCAAAAAACCAAGAGCAATTCATGCTATAATAAAAGCATTAGAACGTCAGGGAATTGACTGTAAAGATAGTAAAAAAGGATTAAATCATAATGGCGGAAGCTATATAACGATGATAGATGGTTTAGAACAAGGAAGTATAGGCGATAAAGATGGTTGGATGTATTATGTAGATAATAAATTTGTACCGTTATATGTAAATGAGATGGAAATAAAAGATGAACAATATATAGTAGTATTTTTCCAAGAGGATTATACGAAAAATGTTTATTCATGGTTTGATAAAGAAGAGGTTGTTGTAAAAACAGGTGAAAAATTTGATTTGCTTCTTACAGGAAGTTATTACGATATGTATACTGATAAGACGAGAATAGAACCTGTCAATTTAGCAAAGATATTAGTAAATAACGAAGAATATAAATTAAATGAAAAAAATGTATTGACTGATGAAACTGGAAAGGTAACTTTAAAATTTGATAAAGCAGGTATTTATTATATATCTGCTGAAAGGTTTGATAGAAAAACAGGAAAAAGAAATTTAACAAGACCATATTGTAAAGTTATTGTCGAAGAAAAGGTAATAGATAAACAACCGCCAGAGATAATTGTAGAAGGTATAGAGGAAGGACAAAAAGTAAATGAGTCAGAAATAAGTTTTGCAGTAAAAGTAAAAGATAATATAGATAAAGAATTGATACCAATAGTAAAATTAGAAGATGAAAAGATAAATCCTCAAATTGATGGAAGCTATAAAATAATGTTAAAAGAAGGGGAAAATAAAATAAAAATAGAAGCAGTAGATAAAGCAGGTAACAAAGCAGAAAAGATTTATACTATAAGATTTATAAAGAAAAATATTATAAAAATATTAAAAGATAAGCCAACGGAAATAAAAGTAAAACAAGAAGAAAAACATTTAGAATTGCCAGAGATAACAGAAGAAGAAATAAGAGATGTAGAAATAAAAGTAGATGTAGAAAATATAAAAGATGCAACAATAAAAGTGCAATTGAAAGAAGAAAAGGGTAAAAAACAAGCAATACTTCCAAAGCTAGAAATCAAATCAAATATAGCAAAAGTAGAAATACCAGCAGGAATAATAATAACGGCAGAAGATAAAAAATGGGATGGAACAATTAAGATGCCAACAGAAGTAGAAAAAGAGAGTGTAAAAATAGAAAATGGTATACCAGAAGCAGTAGTAGAAGTAGGAGGAGATATAGGATTAACATTTAATAAAGCAGTAAGATTAGTTATATCGGGACAAGCAGGTAAAAAAGCAGCATATATAAAAGATGGGAAAATAATAGAAATCACACAAATGCTTAGAGAAGATAATCAAGAAATAGCAGATAAAGAGATAGCAGAAGGAAAAGAAGGAAAAATAGACGTAGGGAAAGACCTGGTCATTTGGACAAAACACTTTACTAAATTTATAGCATATACAGAGAAAGTAAATACAAATAAAAATAGCAGCAAGAGAAGAAAAAGAAGGTCATCAAAAGAAACTAAAGTATATAAAGATGAAGAAATTAATATAAAAAATACAAAAGAAATAAAGGCAGAAGAAAATATAAAAGATATAAAAGGACACTGGGCAGAGAAGTATGTAAAGGAATTAGTAGAAATAGGAATAATAAGTGGGTATCCAGATAAGACATTCAAGCCTGAAAAAGAAATAACAAGGGCAGAGTTTATAACAATGTTAGTAAAAGCATTTAATCTAGAAAGAAGAAGAGAAAAAGAATTTAAAGATATAAAAGGACATTGGGCAAAAGAAGAAATAAAGTTAGCAGCATCAAATGGAATAATAGAAGGATATGAAGATGGAACATGTAGGCCAGATGAAAAAATCACAAGAGAAGAAATGGCAGTAATTATTGCAAAAGTATTAAAGCAGAAAGGATATAAAGAAGCAACCTTAGAAGAATTAAATATTTTTACAGACAAAGAAGAAATATCAGTATGGGCAAGAGAAGCAGTAAGCATGTGTGTAAAAGAAAAAATCATAAGAGGTATGGAAGATGGAAGATTTGCACCAAAAGAGAGAGCAAATAGAGCACAAGCAGCTGTGATGCTCTACAAACTTTATAATTTAATCCATTAAAAAATAAAAACTGCTAGCAAAATTTATGCTAGCAGTTTTTAATATTAAAAAAGATAATTTATTTAAGTAGACAAGGTATAATAATCCAAAATTTGGCTAATATAGATAATAAGAAAGGTTTGAGGGGGAATTTTTATGATACCACATTTAAAAAAAGAAAAAGGTAATGATAATAACAGGTTAATAAGTGTTTTAAATAATATATATGAAAAACTATTATATGGAGAGGTAAAGACAGAAGATGAAGAAATTTTAGATAGTATTAAATTAGCTCATGAAGAGTGGAAAAATGCAGAAAAATATTTTGAAAATGTAACAGATCCAGATTTGATAGACCATGCTATATATAGAATGGAAGCAGCAAGAATTCGTTATACTTATCTTTTAAAACTTGCAAAGAAAATGGGAATAGAACGAGATATAAATTAAAAATAGCTTATTGTACTGATAATGTGCAATAAGCTATTCTTTATTAAAAAAGAATAGAAAAGTAGGAATATGAATTAGACAAACTTTATATAAATATAATAGTTTATTATTTTTATACAAATGGGGGTTGTATATGAGTATAGGGATAGAATTGAGTGTTATATTTGCTTATGCTCTAGGGCTTATACTTTTATATATAATAGGATATGTTTTACTGTTTCCAATAAGATTAATTATAAAATTAATATATAACGGAATTATAGGAGGAATACTTCTTTTGATTGTGAATTTTATAGGGCAATTTTGGGGATTTAGTATAATTATTAATCCGATTACGGCTTTAATAGCGGGATTTTTAGGAGTTCCGGGTGTTATTATGATGCTTATTTTAAAATGGATACTTTGATATTTTATTATTTTTTAAAATAATTTTTATTAGAAAAAATGACTAAATTAATTAATAAAGAAATTAATACAAACAAAAATATCGAAATTATTTGAAAAATTCTAATTTTTTTGATTTAATATAAATAAGGATAAACTTAATAGTAAGGAAGGGGGATTAATAATGCAAAAAGCAGTAGTTGTGGCAGAGATAAGGGAAAATGTTAAAAAGAAAGGAGCAAAAAAATTAAGAAAAGAGGGGTATGTGCCAGCGATAATTTATGGTAATAACATTGAAAATAAAAATATAAAATTAAAGAAAAATGATGTAGAAAGAATTTTAAATCATTATGAAGTAGGTTCAAGTGTTGAATTAAATATCGGAGATACAAAAACTTCTGTTATTATAAGAGATATACAACGTCATATAACTAAACAGAATATAATACATATAGATTTTCAAGAATTGGTTAAAGGAGAAAAAGTAAGAGTAAAAATACCAATACATATAGTAAATAAGACAGCTGTTGAAAGTAGTACATCAGTAGTGCAAGAACAGTTAAATGAAATAGAAATTCAGACTATACCTAAATATTTGCCACAAGTAGTTGAAGTTGATGCAGAA is from Caminicella sporogenes DSM 14501 and encodes:
- a CDS encoding YaaL family protein; this translates as MIPHLKKEKGNDNNRLISVLNNIYEKLLYGEVKTEDEEILDSIKLAHEEWKNAEKYFENVTDPDLIDHAIYRMEAARIRYTYLLKLAKKMGIERDIN
- a CDS encoding pro-sigmaK processing inhibitor BofA family protein, whose amino-acid sequence is MSIGIELSVIFAYALGLILLYIIGYVLLFPIRLIIKLIYNGIIGGILLLIVNFIGQFWGFSIIINPITALIAGFLGVPGVIMMLILKWIL
- a CDS encoding 50S ribosomal protein L25, whose amino-acid sequence is MQKAVVVAEIRENVKKKGAKKLRKEGYVPAIIYGNNIENKNIKLKKNDVERILNHYEVGSSVELNIGDTKTSVIIRDIQRHITKQNIIHIDFQELVKGEKVRVKIPIHIVNKTAVESSTSVVQEQLNEIEIQTIPKYLPQVVEVDAEILKTADAIKVSDLDIYKNENIEVLTEPNQIIAVLANTTKQEVVEKEEESLSDLY